Part of the Sorghum bicolor cultivar BTx623 chromosome 1, Sorghum_bicolor_NCBIv3, whole genome shotgun sequence genome, GATTCGATTAAAGCCAAAGGCGCGCGCTCAACGCATGGCTGGGATGCGGAATTAATTTGAAAGCAAGCACGTACCGGAGATAGCTGCCGTTTCATGTGACTTTCCTTTTCTTCGCCCGACACCACCCCCGGATTCTTCGTTTCGATGGAGATCTCTCTTGGTTGCTGTACGCCTGTAGTTGTACGTAGCTAGCAGCCACGTCACGCATGCATAATGCGTCCACGCGCAGCGCTCGCGATGTGTGTGCATGCATACACAGCACAGCCGATCGagcacaaagtttatttagcgATCGACTGACGGACACGGTCATGCTCATGCCGGCCAACAGTAGCGCCATCGACAGAAATCATTACGAACAAAAAAATGAATCAGACAGTACGACATTCTCATCGCAGTTTCGAACCCCCATACGTGAGGAGATGACAAGCAGCTAACATCAGCAAATGGAGTATTATACTCTCCCCCGAGATAGTACCTTCTAAAATTTACACTGAAATAAAGCATGCTCATATTTAGCAAAGTTTGTAAAAAAGAAAACCATAGTTTGCCGGAAAAAACTCTTTAATTGAGTTTAGTCTTTGGATACATTCATCATTTATTTGAGTATTTCcaagtatttttttaaaaaaattacaggagTATCATCTCACTCAGTAGCAAAACCCAAGCTACAACGATTCAAGCAACAGCAGCAAGTTAGTCCTGAATCAAACGATAAGCGAAAGCAGAGCTAATCCTGAATCATGTTTATTAAAAGTTAGCAAAATACATAAGAACAGACCCCGTACTACGGCGGAAGGAGCTGACGAACCAGCTAAACATCACCATGTGATCAATATATTAtatgtattttttatatttataaagTAATAAAATGCATCAGTATAATCTCATTTCAGTAGCAAAACCGAAGCCACAACGATTTCAAGCAACAGCAGCCAAGTTGATCCTGACTCACCATGTTTAAAAGGGAGCAAAATACACCTACCTATTATAAACCCAAGTGGTATGATTGCCACCTCGGGCTGCAAGCAACAAAAGAGCAATCATCTTCTTTTACTACTAGGAAGAATGATGGTCGGGACTCGGGAGTGCCCATAATTTAATCGACCTCCTCAATCTTGGGGCCGGCCAGCcccgccagcagcagcaggggcctCATCCTCCATTCCGCCAGCCATGTCAGCACCAGCGCCCTGGTACATCTTGGCAATGATGGGGTTGCAGAGGCCTTCCAGCTCCTTCATCTTGTCCTCAAACTCTTCAACCTCAGCGAGCTGGTTGCTGTCCAGCCAGTGGATGCCCTGCTCAACAGCATCCTCAATCTTCTTCTTGTCGTCGGCAGGCAGCTTCGAGGCAATCTTCTCGTCCTGGATGGTGTTTCCTCATGTTGTAGGCATAGTTCTCCAGAGAGTTCTTCGCCTCAACCTTCTTCTTGTGCTCCTCATCCTCGGACTTGTAGTTCTCTACTTACTGAACCATCTTCTCAATGTCCTGTCCTTCTTGCTCAGCCTTCCCTTGTCATtggtgatggtgatcttgttctTCTGCCCAGTCGTCTTATCTTCAGGATACCGTTGGCATCAATGTCAAAGAATACAGTGATCTGAGGGACGCCCCTAGATGCAGGGGGGGATTCCAGAGAGCTCAAATTTCCCAAGGAGGTTGTTGTCCTTATTCCGGGTCCTCTTGCCCTCGTAAACCTGGATCAGCACACCGAGCTGGTTGTTCGAGTATGTGGAGAAGACCTGCTCCTTCTTGGTTGGAATGGTTGTGTGCCACGAACCAGACAGTACACGGCTAAGGGCCCGTTCGTTTCAAAGGAAATAGAGCGCTGAAAATATTCCAAGCGAAAACACTATTATATTTTGTATAGGCCAGGATTCATTCTTGGCCTGGAACGACCATAAACGAACGAGGCCAAAAGGAGAAGACAAAGCGAGGAAAAGATCATATGCTTTGGTGTGGGCTTGGGCCGTTACATTTGTGTGGGTGTGGCCCGTGAATAGAGACTTGTGCGCGGTGTGTGCGACGTAAATATAAGCTGTACTCTGAACCTTGACGGTTACGAAAGAACATAATCCCGAAATCCCCCACCAAATCCTTCTATGTTCGTCTTCTAcctctgggccttgtttagttccgaaaattaaaaagttttcggaactgtagcactttcgtttttatttgacaaacattatccaatcatagaacttaaaagattaatctcgtgatttacaggtaaactgtgcaattagtttttatttttgtctatatttaatactcgtgACGTAAGATTTtactttttggggtgaactaaacaaggccttggttccTCTTTCTTCTCTTCCAAATTACCTGAAGAATGTGACATTGTGTTCCTTGGAATAAGCACAGTCATGACTCCTCTGGCAGTCTCAAGACCAAGAGACAGTGGGGTCACATCAAGAAGGAGACCTTCTCATTGCCCTCCCCACTAAgagagtgtttggttggagtTGGTAAAGTTTAATAGGTATTGTAGTATTtccgtcttatttaaaaattattgtctaattatagactaattaggcttaaaagattcgtctcgtaaattactctctagctgtgtttttagtttcataaatagtctatatttagtacttcatgcatatcaATTGAAGATTAACAAAGTTGCCACAAGCAACTCACCGTCAACAGATACGTGGTGTACAATTGAAATAATATCATCATTGaactttaaaataaaattttacaaaaatatAAGCACCCTATGTTAAGCGGTCAAGGTCGAGAACATattccttttatttattttctctaTGAAAGATGCGCTGCGGCCTGCCCAAGCCTGACTCCATGAAAACTAGCCCGATTTAACCGTAAGACGGTCGTAGATAGAAAATTTTCGGCCCAAACCCCGCCCGAAAAattgctaaggccttgtttagtttacaaaaattttgagttttgggtactgtagcactttcgtttttatttgacaaacattgtctaatcatagagtaactaggctcaaaagattcatctcacaaattacaggtaaactgtgtagttagtttttatttttatctatatttaatgcttcatgcatgcaactaaagattcgatgtgacggagaattttgaaaatttttgcgaactaaacaaggcctaagatctaACCGTCGCCGAGAATGAACTGGGCTCTGCTCAGGTTTGACGTCACGACGAATCCAGCTCCGCTCCAGCCTCGGAGCATCCAGTACCTACGGGCTCCGGCGGAACCCACTCCAGCGGGCAGCGGTCCTCTCCTCTGGGCCCACGCCGCAGCGACCACGGACGAACCACCACCCCCACGCGTAGCACGAGAAGGACCTGTCTGTTCTGTTCTTCCGCCCCCACCCACGGCACggatctctctctcttcttctcGTCGTGCCCCGCGGCCGCGGGAGTGTTCGTGTTCCTCACTCCTCCCGCTTCCTTCCCCGACACTCCCTCAGATCCGCGCCCGTTTTCCCGATCCACGCGACGCGAGGGGGCATTCCAGCCCTAAAGCGGCCGGTGAGCTGGCCTCCTTCCGCCGACGCGGACCACCTGGAGGGAATTTATCCTGGAGCCGTCTTCCTCCTCGCCTCCTCTcgcggcgcggcgcggaggCGGGAGACACTCGGAGGTCCAGCTGTGTTTGGATTGATTTCTTCGTCTGTGGGTAAGGAAGCACGGTTGGATCGCTCGGATGGTGGATTGTTCTACCTacgagtgtttttttttggcTCTATATATATGATCTTAGTATGTATATGCAGTGACTAATCAACGATCGAATCTAGTTCAGTATTGCTGGGATGAATACTCcagtccatccatccatccatccatgcgGTTAGCTAAGCATTTGTTTGATGGATGGTGACTGGTGGGTTTGTAATAATAGCTGTTATTTTCCAAATAGACTGGGTCTCAACCAACTGAAACCCCATTCCCCTTGTTAAGTCCGCCCTTGCATGTGCTTGACAGCTTGAGGGGGTATGCAGCGATGTTTGGGTTGTGTCAACCGCTATGCTTATACTAGGACATCGAAACTGCTCTGTTAGGCCTGAAATCGAAACCTTATATTACTTGTTTCTTTTGGTCATCGTAGTTAGGTATATTCAGTATGTTCTTCCTGGGTTACCACTTCAGTTGTTGATATGCATTGCCTCTGCTTATTGCTACACATTTCTTATGTTGACATAAATTTCCTCTGATAATCTTTTTGCAGTGGCTAGAGGCACCTGGTTTCTTTTTGCTGAAGCTGGTGGTACATGTGAACAGCAGGGCCTGTCTTCTGTCTCTGCTTTTGCTTCTAAGCAATGGCGAATGCAAGCAAGCACTTGCAACCTTCAAGCAATGCAGGCAATGACAGGAAGTACCAGGGCACGTTGGTCGCTTCTCCAGCAAAGGCCATTGCGCCTAAGTGTGTGAACCGCATCATGCCATCGAAGCAACTGATCTTGGGTGGGGATTCAATAGGCCATGTGGCATCATTTCTGATTAAAGTCGTTGCTCTTGAGGCAGTCAGAAGAGTTTCTAAAGCAAGATGCCCTTTCATTTGGAATTCTGTTCAAGCATTGCAGATCCTTGTGTATCCTCCATTTAGTTGGATCCAAAGATGGGCACCACTCAAATTTCTCGTGCAGGGAATTCAGGTTATTTGATTTTTCAGCTCTCAAAATGGATACTCTTTATTTTCAAAATTAGTTAGTGTTTTAACAAAGGAGTACCACCTGCTTAGTTATTGTATTATTCCTTGACTTAGATGAAAGATAGATGAGGGAGAGGGAGTGGTATTTTATTATCCATTACTACCTTCTGTCTACTGATTTGACTACAGTACTGTAGTACGTCAACATTGTCTCATGTACTCACAATCTTAATAACATGCTCGGTTCTGATGTAAGTTTTATAGTTTATTTCATTATTTGTGTTTCAAACATGGTGACCTGGAACAATTTTCTCTAGAAATTAACATAGATCGAGCAGCATTATCTTGTCAATAGGTTCTTAGGATGCTCAATTTTTCTTTCCATTGTGGCACATTTTAGCAGCCTTTTTTAGTTTCAACACTACAGCAACAAGAACACTGTTTTAGGCGTTTGCTCAATTGCATGTTTTACATTTCTCAAACATTTTTATCTGTCCTTTGAGCCCACTCCAAGTCGAACCATGACTGATCCAGAGTTAATCTGTAGTGAAATATTCTGACTTACACTCTTGTTTAATATATGACGAATTCTACTTAGCTTAGAGCTGGCATTAGACTAGGAGTTTGACTTGGGTCATTGTGTTTTGCACAATGGGTTCCTTGCAACATCATCTGGGCTTCTAGACTGATTATGAAATCAAAATCATTTTCCTGTCACGGGCACGTTAGTTtcctagcagcagcagcagctgctgcagaGTGTGTTGTGTTGTATGGTTttttaccccccccccccctcttttattatcttcttaatataatgaagtgcagctctcctgcgttttcgaaaaaaaaatcattttccTAAAATGTGATAAgcggtaggcgaggtggcacCTAGCTCATAATCACCATTAAGAGGGCTATGCAGCTACCTTTTATGACAGTgacaaaaaatggacatgtcATATTTAATGTACATTGAAGCACTTCAAAAGATAATCTGTACTTACTGTGGAATATCCCAGGTAAATTCATGTGATGAGTGCGCTGTAGATGTCAATCAAAACTCATTTGTATCTTTTCCCTTCTTTGATACATTGTTGGATACTTGAATGGGTTGCATAACACATTCCAAAACAGCATTTTATTTTCCCCCAAATAGATCTCCAAGTAACTGATGATTTGTTCTCTACTGCAGAAACTATCCATGCCACTGTTGTTTCTGTCAGTCACAACAACAGTAAGTGAGCTGTCTTCCAAGCGCGACGATGAACCAGATAACAATACAGAACATTCCGAGACGCCTTCTGAAACAAATGAAGTGGCATCAACTTCTGGTACAAGGTTGGTTGAGAAATAAGCCAATAAATATCTCTTAGTATATAAAGTGCTTTTCTGGTTTGTTGTCGTTGAATCATGATATCATACTATTCTTGTTCTTTTGGCATCCTATCACAGCAATTAGATTAGATAGTGGTATGGAAAGTGTAAGCTGGAAGGATCGTGCGTAATGTGTGGATGTATTGCATTGGCCTTCTTGGGCAGTATATATAGCGAGTACGTAGTCTTGTGGGGCAAGACATCTCCCTCTGGATACTTATGTCAATACCTCATTTAAAACCCTAACTACCAAATATACACTTAACAAAAAAAGTCTGCCTTGTTTAATAACACAGTGGGTTTGACTTGTTTTAGCGATGCTGCTGATGGCACAAAGGAAATCGTGCAAGAGAACTGGCTTGTGTTACTTTTCAGGGAGCTTGAGAAGCAAGGCATCACTTTGCCCGAGAGGTGACTTTCTGCTATATTCTTTGTTATTCATGTGCATTATATTGGGCACTATTGGAGTATTTGTCCTTGAGTTAGGATCTGAAACACTATGCACTATGCAGCAGGCAAAAAAGTTCATTGTACATTTTGCAgcgctttctttttttttcttttctttttttactgtACTTCTGAATATGGGGACATCAGTTATCCTAAAGAAGAGAACTTTGATAGAAGTGCAGAAATATGTTATTCTCTATGTTATCTGTGTGAGGATAGACACAGCTTCTACGTTCTCAATTTAATGAATTCTACACATTAGTTGTTATATTATGTTGGTAATCTTTTGATCTTGCTTGCAATGCTATTATCtacaaataaataagatatataATATCATTTCGTTTATGAATGCTATTGCTTCAGTACACAGTAGTCTTTCAATCAAAGCTGCGTTTATTAGGAAGCTAGCACATGTCTGAAATGAGCATCCTGGTTCCACACAACTGAGTCTAGATGGATGTTTCAGGTTTACTGAAGATGAGTTACGCAGATTTTATGTCGCTGCAAATGGTGACTTTTCAAGTTTACTCTCATCGGTTAAGAAGACAATTCGTTGGAGGGAAACATTTCACATACTTACATTGCAAGAACTTGATAAATGGTCTCACTTAGTCTTTTGGCATGGATTTGACACGAtgcttcggccttgtttagtaatTCGTCTCGGACTTGCATGCTCCAGCATACCACCTCGTGACAGACCCCGTTTCGGGCAAGCAGTAGGTAATTTCCCAAACTGTTCTGTCTGTAAAATTATCTATGTTCTTGATTATTATCATTCTCTACGTGATTATGTCATTATGGCCTCAAAGTTTAGAGCTGGGTAGTCAAACCCACATGTAGGGTGGGCAGTGTTTTTCCTGCTTGTGGTAATCTGCTTCTTTCAATAGATCGTTTCTGCTAGCAACATATCTTCTATTAGTGGAACACTTAGGCTCAGTTTAGCATTATAGTGATTGTCAAAAACATATCCttctctttgtttctttttttggtATAGGTCTATTGGAATTAGTTGAAAACATTTCTTTGAATCGAAGTCTTACTGCAACTGTCAAAACTCAAATCGATAAAAATCCCTGTAACTCGGTAGACATAGTATAACAAAATGGGTGCTGCCGCACCAGCATATGGCCTTTGTTGTGATCCCCGCCCCTAGTTTACTTACTGCAGAGAAGGTATTATTATTTGTTTTCACCTTTTGCTTCCTCTAATTGTTTGCAAGAAAAGTGGCTACTATCTCACTGATGTGTTTCAATTCAGTTTCTCAAATTGACCATGGTGTTGTAAATTTGACCAATGAAGAAGATTCAAGAATTACCGTTTTGCTGGATTGCCATGGGATTTCTCCATTCAGATTTCCAATGCAAATGATGAGGTCATTTATCACTGTAGTTCAAGAAAATTACCCGAATCGTCTTGGTGTATTGTTTGTTATCCGCCTTCCTCCAGTTGTCAGAGTTATTGCACAGACATTTCTTCAAGTAAGATAACTATTACACCCTACTTGCATCTCATGCTGCTGGTTTTGTTTTGTGTATCCACTTTGCCTGTTTTATTTGGGTGATGAATATTTTTAAAACGACCTGCTTTAGTTATGTCTATTATGTTATAAGGTGACAAAATATttcaagtttttaactacaactgATGTTCTTCTAATGTCTAGAAGTGCATTATTGATGATGCACTGTCAATTCATTGTAAGACCTGCAGTTTTCTTTGTTCTAAACATGCATGTCAGTTCATGGAGATATGCTTTGTCAACGATATACAAAATCTAGTGGCCACATATGAAATCGTCACTCTCATATGGTAACTTCGAATGGTGATGAACAGCACTTGTCTTAATCACAAACCCTTGGTGGGGGGTGCAAATATTTGGGAAGATAGCACTTTGTATTTTTATCTACCTGTTATCAATCGTGTCCAccttatatatatagatatcatGCGGTTTTGTATAGATAAGATAAATAGATTATAAGTTTTTCATGATCTTGTTCGGTCAGTGATGGTTAGTGAGACTGGTACCTGATTCCTTCATGAACATGTGTgttcaaaattttgaaactcAATACTATTTATCCACTTCAACTTTTATTTGATGCCAAAAGTTACCTGCAACACTTGTTTTTTCGACCAAAGTTGGTAATCTGATCAGGATACAAACCAGGGTTGACTGCAAGTTAAAATAATCtgtagaaaggatcattttaacTTAATAGCTTTTCACTGGTAGATTGCAACATCACATGGTACTTATAGCTTAATTCTATACAGGTTTTGAAACCATCAACAAAGCAGAAGTTACGTTTCGAGGGAGATTCATACAAGAAGACATTGGCAGAGTTCTTGCAGGTTGTGCCAGCGTTTCTGGGCGGTAAATGCAGCTGCCCACAATGTGAGAAGCCTCGTAATAGTTCAGTGATACAGGCTGGGGAAGGGAGCAAGAGCCAGCCTCGCTTGGTCAGCGTTGATGACGGATCGCCTGTCACAGACTTCGACTTCGATGAAGAAGAGATCCCATCAGCCTATAGCTGCGAGAACGCCATCAGGGCTGCAATAATTGGCCTGCTGATGATGTGCATCTTCGTTGCGTTTCTGGCTGGGATGAACGATCCCACATCTGTTTCGCCCAGTGCCCAGTGAGAGCTATGGAATCGCCTACTCTCCTATAGACTATTAGATCTTAGATTGTCAGTTCCGAGTAATAGAGTATATATATGTGTTGCTGCTAGGATGCTAGGGTGTTGTTTTCCTTGGCAACTTCTTCTCGGTTGTCGTCAGACCGCCATGATAGTGCTGTGTCTCAATATGAGCGCAGATGAATAATATCCTGTGTGTGGCAAATGTTGGATCACAGTTCAGTTTGAGCCCGTCGATGTCTCTCTTAACGGGTTTTCTGTATTAGGGCAATGTGATTTCTCGTTAGTGTAAGTCAAAGTTGAATGGTTTCAGCTCTTTATATAGATTATTATACGTTGTGCTTTGATAGTCCTTTGCGTAGGTCGCACCGACTAGCATTTTTCTCAAGAGAGCGGAGTGCTACTTGCGCCGGTCCCCTCCCCATCTAGAGTTCTAGAGGCTAGACTGACTTCTCCGCCTCTCCCTCACCAAGCTCATAGCCCAAAACCATGGTTGCCCTTCCTTCTGTACGGGAA contains:
- the LOC8057367 gene encoding phosphatidylinositol/phosphatidylcholine transfer protein SFH2: MANASKHLQPSSNAGNDRKYQGTLVASPAKAIAPKCVNRIMPSKQLILGGDSIGHVASFLIKVVALEAVRRVSKARCPFIWNSVQALQILVYPPFSWIQRWAPLKFLVQGIQKLSMPLLFLSVTTTVSELSSKRDDEPDNNTEHSETPSETNEVASTSGTSDAADGTKEIVQENWLVLLFRELEKQGITLPERFTEDELRRFYVAANGDFSSLLSSVKKTIRWRETFHILTLQELDKWSHLVFWHGFDTMLRPCLVIRLGLACSSIPPRDRPRFGQAVVSQIDHGVVNLTNEEDSRITVLLDCHGISPFRFPMQMMRSFITVVQENYPNRLGVLFVIRLPPVVRVIAQTFLQVLKPSTKQKLRFEGDSYKKTLAEFLQVVPAFLGGKCSCPQCEKPRNSSVIQAGEGSKSQPRLVSVDDGSPVTDFDFDEEEIPSAYSCENAIRAAIIGLLMMCIFVAFLAGMNDPTSVSPSAQ